In Sorghum bicolor cultivar BTx623 chromosome 10, Sorghum_bicolor_NCBIv3, whole genome shotgun sequence, one genomic interval encodes:
- the LOC8065025 gene encoding putative transcription factor bHLH041 gives MTSAAASKDERDTRAVLLMDAIFSLAAGPRARVLERAAARIPGCLYICLWAPMIAAGLPPSSHLLCVDAWITNGGGGDRTRAAFDEYRRSFCAVVSGCVPGWAYKDRRPYMELSEPDLTSSASLPEQLQFYHEAGTKMAVFMGCDNGEIEVGLSSTSAPPAVASHVQQSLLEELMQAAPTVPSSSSSSMPSVSIGSPEYSSFIRSMATSAAAATSAAEPSSSQQLQQHPVGPPLPGPGLPAPPPVYGPHGQASFLDPDNEVAAIMTQAILAVISSSAPPPPASIAVPWRGAFRAYNAALSPRARPKPGAPGQRMIKTAIALMVKVQMAMRRRELAEARQHEDATAAAAQPPPPTQQKHTSSQLHHMFSERRRRERLNESFQTLRALLPPGTKKDKATVLANTTEYMNKLIAEVSELEERNRRLEAQLGLLLPGGDTRQTPSDDDPSERVAVDVTTGASTSSSSSRQPHQEVSIRVTVRTECDLSEVVVAMIARIKEMGRFTVVTVDARQRSSAHVQVGIILRATGGNDELDETSLKEAVAKAVEDAVARPPSPPP, from the exons ATGACTTCGGCCGCAGCCTCCAAAGATGAGAGGGACACCCGCGCCGTTCTGCTcatggacgccatcttctcgcTCGCGGCGGGGCCCCGGGCGCGCGTCCTGGAGCGCGCAGCGGCCCGCATCCCCGGCTGCCTCTACATCTGCCTCTGGGCGCCGATGATCGCCGCCGGCCTGCCCCCTTCCAG CCATTTGCTTTGCGTGGACGCGTGGATCaccaacggcggcggcggcgatcgcACAAGGGCGGCGTTCGATGAGTACCGGAGATCGTTCTGCGCCGTCGTGAGCGG CTGCGTGCCCGGCTGGGCGTACAAGGACCGCCGCCCGTACATGGAGCTGTCGGAGCCGGACCTCACGTCGTCGGCGTCGCTGCCGGAGCAGCTGCAGTTCTACCAC GAAGCCGGCACGAAG ATGGCGGTGTTCATGGGCTGCGACAACGGCGAGATCGAGGTCGGGCTGTCGAGCACCTCGGCGCCGCCGGCGGTGGCGAGCCACGTGCAGCAGTCGCTCCTGGAGGAGCTCATGCAGGCAGCGCCAACGGTGCCTTCGTCTTCGTCGTCCTCCATGCCGTCCGTCTCTATCGGGAGCCCCGAGTACTCCTCGTTCATCCGCTCAATGGCCACGTCGGCTGCTGCCGCCACGTCGGCCGCCGAGCCATCGTCTTCTCAACAACTGCAGCAGCACCCGGTTGGGCCACCGCTGCCCGGCCCCGGCttgcccgcgccgccgccggtgtATGGCCCACACGGCCAAGCGTCGTTCCTGGACCCCGATAACGAGGTGGCTGCAATAATGACGCAGGCAATTCTCGCCGTCATCTCCTCCtccgcgccgccaccgccggcaTCCATCGCGGTGCCTTGGAGGGGCGCGTTCAGAGCGTACAACGCGGCGCTCTCGCCGCGGGCGCGTCCAAAGCCGGGCGCGCCGGGGCAGAGGATGATCAAGACGGCCATCGCGCTCATGGTGAAAGTGCAAATGGCAATGCGCCGCCGGGAGCTCGCAGAAGCGCGCCAACATGAGgatgccaccgccgccgccgcgcagcCGCCCCCGCCGACGCAGCAGAAGCACACCAGCAGCCAGCTTCACCACATGTTCTCGGAGCGGCGCCGGCGCGAGCGCCTGAACGAGAGCTTCCAGACTCTCAGAGCACTGCTCCCTCCCGGAACAAAG AAGGACAAGGCCACGGTTCTTGCAAACACGACGGAGTACATGAACAAGCTGATCGCCGAAGTGTCGGAGCTCGAGGAGAGGAACCGAAGGTTGGAGGCGCAGCTTGGCCTGCTGCTGCCCGGCGGCGACACCCGGCAAACGCCAAGCGACGACGACCCATCGGAGAGAGTGGCCGTTGATGTGACCACCGGCGCATCGACCTCGAGCTCGTCGTCCCGTCAGCCTCATCAGGAGGTGAGCATTAGGGTGACGGTGCGGACTGAGTGCGATCTGTCGGAGGTTGTGGTCGCCATGATCGCCCGGATCAAGGAGATGGGGCGCTTCACCGTGGTGACCGTCGATGCTCGGCAGCGGAGCAGCGCCCATGTACAAGTCGGCATCATATTGCGAGCCACG GGTGGCAACGACGAGCTCGACGAGACATCCCTCAAGGAAGCTGTGGCGAAGGCTGTCGAGGATGCGGTGGCACGAcctccatcgccgccgccgtag